A section of the Engystomops pustulosus chromosome 3, aEngPut4.maternal, whole genome shotgun sequence genome encodes:
- the CIAO2B gene encoding cytosolic iron-sulfur assembly component 2B: protein MTIAVLTALVFSVLGCTVRWVMVGSSQLENANPLIYQRSGERQVTARDEDEELHDKIDDREIFDLIRSINDPEHPLSLEELNVVEEIRVKVSDEESAVSVEFTPTIPHCSMATLIGLSIKVKLLRSLPERFKVDVHITPGTHASEHAVNKQLADKERVAAALENSHLLEVVNQCLSARS, encoded by the exons ATGACCATAGCAGTTTTGACAGCCTTGGTTTTCTCCGTGTTGGGGTGCACGGTGCGGTGGGTGATGGTGGGCAGCAGTCAGCTGGAGAACGCGAACCCCCTCATCTACCAGCGCAGCGGGGAGCGGCAGGTGACGGCGCGGGACGAGGATGAGGAGCTGCACGACAAGATCGACGACAGGGAGATCTTTG ATCTCATCCGCTCAATCAATGACCCGGAGCATCCGCTGAGCCTGGAGGAGCTGAACGTGGTGGAGGAGATCAGGGTCAAG GTCAGTGATGAGGAGAGCGCGGTGTCGGTGGAGTTCACCCCCACGATCCCGCACTGCAGCATGGCCACCCTGATCGGACTCTCCATCAAGGTCAAGTTGCTGCGCTCCCTGCCCGAGAGGTTCAAG GTGGATGTTCACATAACGCCCGGTACACACGCCTCTGAACATGCAG TCAATAAGCAGCTGGCAGACAAGGAGCGCGTTGCGGCCGCCCTGGAGAATTCTCACTTACTGGAAGTCGTGAACCAATGCTTGTCAGCGAGGTCCTAG